A single region of the Neomonachus schauinslandi chromosome 3, ASM220157v2, whole genome shotgun sequence genome encodes:
- the DTYMK gene encoding thymidylate kinase isoform X2, which produces MGAPSGAGTRGGGGRRESARMAGRRGALIVLEGVDRAGKSTQSRKLVAALCAAGHRAELLRFPERSTEIGKLLSSYLEKKSEVEDHSVHLLFSANRWEQVRFWSRSLLSGNLDNFSLDWCKQPDVGLPKPDLVVFLQLRLAEAAMRGEFGRERYENGNFQERALHRFHQLMADETLNWKMVDASKSIEDVHKEIHALCVYTIQAAAQRPLGELWK; this is translated from the exons ATGGGAGCTCCGAGCGGCGCTGGGACGCGCGGTGGCGGCGGGCGGCGGGAAAGCGCGAGGATGGCGGGCCGGCGCGGGGCCCTCATCGTGCTGGAGGGCGTGGACCGCGCCGGCAAGAGCACGCAGAGCCGCAAGCTGGTGGCCGCGCTGTGCGCCGCGGGCCACCGCGCCGAGCTGCTCCGTTTCCCGG aaagatcaaCCGAAATTGGCAAACTTCTGAGTTCttacttggaaaagaaaagtgaGGTGGAGGACCACTCGGTGCACCTACTTTTCTCCGCGAACCGCTGGGAGCAAGT ACGTTTCTGGAGCCGCAGCTTGTTGTCGGGTAACTTGGAC AATTTTTCCCTGGATTGGTGCAAGCAGCCAGATGTGGGCCTCCCCAAGCCGGACCTGGTGGTGTTCCTTCAGTTACGGTTGGCCGAGGCTGCCATGCGGGGCGAGTTTGGCCGTGAACGCTACGAGAACGGGAACTTCCAGGAGCGGGCACTGCACCGCTTCCACCAGCTGATGGCGGATGAGACTTTGAACTGGAAG ATGGTCGACGCTTCCAAAAGCATCGAAGATGTCCACAAGGAAATCCACGCCCTCTGTGTGTACACCATCCAGGCTGCCGCGCAGAGGCCGCTGGGGGAGCTGTGGAAGTAG
- the DTYMK gene encoding thymidylate kinase isoform X1, with protein MGAPSGAGTRGGGGRRESARMAGRRGALIVLEGVDRAGKSTQSRKLVAALCAAGHRAELLRFPERSTEIGKLLSSYLEKKSEVEDHSVHLLFSANRWEQVPLIKKKLSQGVTLVVDRYAFSGVAFTSAKENFSLDWCKQPDVGLPKPDLVVFLQLRLAEAAMRGEFGRERYENGNFQERALHRFHQLMADETLNWKMVDASKSIEDVHKEIHALCVYTIQAAAQRPLGELWK; from the exons ATGGGAGCTCCGAGCGGCGCTGGGACGCGCGGTGGCGGCGGGCGGCGGGAAAGCGCGAGGATGGCGGGCCGGCGCGGGGCCCTCATCGTGCTGGAGGGCGTGGACCGCGCCGGCAAGAGCACGCAGAGCCGCAAGCTGGTGGCCGCGCTGTGCGCCGCGGGCCACCGCGCCGAGCTGCTCCGTTTCCCGG aaagatcaaCCGAAATTGGCAAACTTCTGAGTTCttacttggaaaagaaaagtgaGGTGGAGGACCACTCGGTGCACCTACTTTTCTCCGCGAACCGCTGGGAGCAAGT GCCGCTGATTAAGAAGAAGTTGAGCCAGGGCGTCACCCTCGTTGTTGACAGATATGCATTTTCTGGTGTCGCCTTCACCAGCGCCAAGGAG AATTTTTCCCTGGATTGGTGCAAGCAGCCAGATGTGGGCCTCCCCAAGCCGGACCTGGTGGTGTTCCTTCAGTTACGGTTGGCCGAGGCTGCCATGCGGGGCGAGTTTGGCCGTGAACGCTACGAGAACGGGAACTTCCAGGAGCGGGCACTGCACCGCTTCCACCAGCTGATGGCGGATGAGACTTTGAACTGGAAG ATGGTCGACGCTTCCAAAAGCATCGAAGATGTCCACAAGGAAATCCACGCCCTCTGTGTGTACACCATCCAGGCTGCCGCGCAGAGGCCGCTGGGGGAGCTGTGGAAGTAG
- the DTYMK gene encoding thymidylate kinase isoform X3: MGAPSGAGTRGGGGRRESARMAGRRGALIVLEGVDRAGKSTQSRKLVAALCAAGHRAELLRFPERSTEIGKLLSSYLEKKSEVEDHSVHLLFSANRWEQVPLIKKKLSQGVTLVVDRYAFSGVAFTSAKELRLAEAAMRGEFGRERYENGNFQERALHRFHQLMADETLNWKMVDASKSIEDVHKEIHALCVYTIQAAAQRPLGELWK; encoded by the exons ATGGGAGCTCCGAGCGGCGCTGGGACGCGCGGTGGCGGCGGGCGGCGGGAAAGCGCGAGGATGGCGGGCCGGCGCGGGGCCCTCATCGTGCTGGAGGGCGTGGACCGCGCCGGCAAGAGCACGCAGAGCCGCAAGCTGGTGGCCGCGCTGTGCGCCGCGGGCCACCGCGCCGAGCTGCTCCGTTTCCCGG aaagatcaaCCGAAATTGGCAAACTTCTGAGTTCttacttggaaaagaaaagtgaGGTGGAGGACCACTCGGTGCACCTACTTTTCTCCGCGAACCGCTGGGAGCAAGT GCCGCTGATTAAGAAGAAGTTGAGCCAGGGCGTCACCCTCGTTGTTGACAGATATGCATTTTCTGGTGTCGCCTTCACCAGCGCCAAGGAG TTACGGTTGGCCGAGGCTGCCATGCGGGGCGAGTTTGGCCGTGAACGCTACGAGAACGGGAACTTCCAGGAGCGGGCACTGCACCGCTTCCACCAGCTGATGGCGGATGAGACTTTGAACTGGAAG ATGGTCGACGCTTCCAAAAGCATCGAAGATGTCCACAAGGAAATCCACGCCCTCTGTGTGTACACCATCCAGGCTGCCGCGCAGAGGCCGCTGGGGGAGCTGTGGAAGTAG
- the DTYMK gene encoding thymidylate kinase isoform X4, which produces MGAPSGAGTRGGGGRRESARMAGRRGALIVLEGVDRAGKSTQSRKLVAALCAAGHRAELLRFPERSTEIGKLLSSYLEKKSEVEDHSNFSLDWCKQPDVGLPKPDLVVFLQLRLAEAAMRGEFGRERYENGNFQERALHRFHQLMADETLNWKMVDASKSIEDVHKEIHALCVYTIQAAAQRPLGELWK; this is translated from the exons ATGGGAGCTCCGAGCGGCGCTGGGACGCGCGGTGGCGGCGGGCGGCGGGAAAGCGCGAGGATGGCGGGCCGGCGCGGGGCCCTCATCGTGCTGGAGGGCGTGGACCGCGCCGGCAAGAGCACGCAGAGCCGCAAGCTGGTGGCCGCGCTGTGCGCCGCGGGCCACCGCGCCGAGCTGCTCCGTTTCCCGG aaagatcaaCCGAAATTGGCAAACTTCTGAGTTCttacttggaaaagaaaagtgaGGTGGAGGACCACTCG AATTTTTCCCTGGATTGGTGCAAGCAGCCAGATGTGGGCCTCCCCAAGCCGGACCTGGTGGTGTTCCTTCAGTTACGGTTGGCCGAGGCTGCCATGCGGGGCGAGTTTGGCCGTGAACGCTACGAGAACGGGAACTTCCAGGAGCGGGCACTGCACCGCTTCCACCAGCTGATGGCGGATGAGACTTTGAACTGGAAG ATGGTCGACGCTTCCAAAAGCATCGAAGATGTCCACAAGGAAATCCACGCCCTCTGTGTGTACACCATCCAGGCTGCCGCGCAGAGGCCGCTGGGGGAGCTGTGGAAGTAG